From one Streptomyces sp. Q6 genomic stretch:
- a CDS encoding GNAT family N-acetyltransferase, which translates to MTIQSAPATAITLRPVSFGHPDAIALNDRVQLEYAERYGDEGDVTPLDPTMFDAPHGLYLIAYDEHGTPLATGGWRTQDANEEAYADGDAELKRMYVTPEARGLGLARRILAALEEDARAAGRLRMVLETGTKQPEAIALYTSSGYEPCPKFGHYRFDELSRCYAKPLQD; encoded by the coding sequence ATGACCATTCAGTCCGCGCCCGCCACGGCGATCACCCTGCGCCCCGTCTCCTTCGGCCACCCCGACGCGATCGCCCTGAACGACCGGGTCCAGCTCGAGTACGCGGAGCGGTACGGGGACGAGGGCGACGTCACCCCCCTCGACCCGACGATGTTCGACGCGCCGCACGGCCTCTACCTGATCGCGTACGACGAGCACGGCACCCCGCTCGCGACGGGCGGCTGGCGCACCCAGGACGCGAACGAGGAGGCGTACGCGGACGGCGACGCCGAGCTCAAGCGCATGTACGTCACCCCCGAGGCGCGCGGCCTGGGCCTGGCCCGCCGGATCCTCGCGGCGCTGGAGGAGGACGCGAGGGCGGCGGGCCGGCTGCGCATGGTCCTGGAGACGGGCACCAAGCAGCCCGAGGCGATCGCCCTCTACACGTCGAGCGGCTACGAACCCTGCCCGAAGTTCGGCCACTACCGCTTCGACGAGCTGAGCCGCTGCTACGCGAAGCCGCTCCAGGACTGA
- the xth gene encoding exodeoxyribonuclease III translates to MCRYRCRVLTVTSVNVNGLRAAAKKGFVEWLAETSADVLCLQEVRAEPHQLPDEVREPEGWHVVHAPAGAKGRAGVSLYTRREPERVQVGFGSAEFDGSGRYVEVDLPGVVVASLYLPSGEVGTERQDEKIRFMGEFLGYLKELRGRAAAEGREVLVCGDWNIAHQEADLKNWKGNKKNSGFLPEEREWLSRVFDATDGGYVDVVRSLHPDVEGPYSWWSYRGRAFDNDTGWRIDLAVSTPGLAAKARKAYVERAATHAERWSDHAPVTVVFDR, encoded by the coding sequence GTGTGCCGGTACCGTTGCCGGGTGCTGACTGTGACCTCTGTGAACGTGAACGGGCTGCGGGCCGCCGCGAAGAAGGGCTTCGTGGAGTGGCTCGCCGAGACCTCCGCCGACGTCCTGTGCCTCCAGGAGGTGCGGGCGGAACCCCACCAGCTGCCCGACGAGGTGCGCGAGCCCGAGGGCTGGCACGTCGTGCACGCCCCGGCCGGCGCCAAGGGGCGGGCCGGTGTCTCGCTCTACACGCGGCGCGAGCCGGAGCGGGTGCAGGTCGGTTTCGGTTCGGCCGAGTTCGACGGCAGTGGCCGCTACGTGGAGGTCGACCTGCCCGGCGTCGTCGTCGCCTCCCTCTACCTGCCCTCCGGCGAGGTCGGGACCGAGCGGCAGGACGAGAAGATCCGGTTCATGGGGGAGTTCCTCGGCTACCTGAAGGAGCTGCGGGGACGGGCCGCCGCCGAGGGCCGTGAGGTCCTCGTGTGCGGCGACTGGAACATCGCCCACCAGGAGGCCGACCTCAAGAACTGGAAGGGCAACAAGAAGAACTCCGGGTTCCTGCCGGAGGAGCGGGAGTGGCTGAGCCGGGTCTTCGACGCGACGGACGGCGGCTACGTCGACGTCGTGCGGTCGCTGCACCCGGACGTCGAGGGGCCGTACTCGTGGTGGTCGTACCGGGGGCGGGCCTTCGACAACGACACGGGATGGCGCATCGACCTCGCGGTGTCGACCCCGGGGCTGGCCGCCAAGGCGCGCAAGGCCTATGTCGAGCGGGCCGCGACGCACGCCGAGCGCTGGTCGGACCACGCGCCGGTGACCGTGGTCTTCGACCGGTAG
- a CDS encoding MerR family transcriptional regulator codes for MAELAKAAGITVRTVRFYRERGLIKPPRREGRIAWYDETHLARLHTIAALLDRGHTLTGIAELSEAFDRGRDVGELLGVGEPTEEVPVRLSAAELADHFADDVTPENLQAALDLGYLGTDGEEIVHISRRLLDVSAALVREGIPLSEVLAAAWRVRDHAESLADLFVDLVLAHGTDKDVQRLRPLAKSVVEAELSMALDRKLNAPG; via the coding sequence ATGGCGGAACTGGCGAAGGCGGCCGGCATCACGGTCCGTACCGTGCGCTTCTACCGCGAACGCGGCCTCATCAAGCCCCCGCGCCGCGAGGGCCGGATCGCCTGGTACGACGAGACGCACCTGGCCCGCCTCCACACGATCGCCGCGCTCCTCGACCGCGGCCACACCCTCACCGGCATCGCCGAACTCTCCGAGGCCTTCGACCGCGGCCGCGACGTCGGCGAACTCCTCGGCGTGGGCGAGCCCACCGAAGAGGTCCCGGTCCGCCTCTCCGCCGCCGAACTCGCCGACCACTTCGCCGACGACGTCACCCCCGAGAACCTCCAGGCCGCCCTGGACCTCGGCTACCTGGGCACCGACGGCGAGGAGATCGTGCACATCAGCCGCCGCCTGCTCGACGTCTCCGCGGCCCTGGTCCGCGAGGGCATCCCCCTCTCGGAGGTCCTCGCGGCCGCCTGGCGCGTACGCGACCACGCCGAGTCCCTGGCCGACCTCTTCGTCGACCTGGTTCTCGCCCACGGCACCGACAAGGACGTCCAACGCCTGCGCCCGCTCGCCAAGTCGGTGGTGGAGGCGGAACTCTCGATGGCCCTGGACCGCAAACTCAACGCACCGGGGTAG